Proteins encoded by one window of Lycium barbarum isolate Lr01 chromosome 11, ASM1917538v2, whole genome shotgun sequence:
- the LOC132617057 gene encoding translation machinery-associated protein 22-like, whose product MAEKPQPVEVLYCGVCGLPAEYCEFGGPDFDKCKPWLIQNAPHLYPDLLKESNGTETDKVSDKLQSTSISQGYSASKPEEVKRLPGGKIKKKDKQEIIIEKVTRNKRKSITTIKGLELFGVKLSDASKKLGKKFATGASLVKGPTEKEQIDVQGDIAYDVVDFITKTWPDVPESAIFFIEDGKKVPAA is encoded by the exons ATGGCAGAGAAGCCGCAGCCAGTTGAAGTACTATACTGTGGGGTGTGCGGGTTACCAGCTGAGTACTGTGAGTTCGGTGGACCTGACTTTGATAAATGCAAACCCTGGTTGATCCAAAACGCACCCCATCTCTACCCAGATCTCCTCAAAG AATCAAACGGAACAGAAACAGATAAAGTGTCTGATAAGCTTCAGTCGACTTCAATCTCTCAAG GTTATTCAGCATCTAAACCAGAAGAAGTCAAGCGTCTTCCTGGTGGAAagataaaaaagaaa GACAAGCAAGAAATTATTATTGAAAAGGTGACGCGGAACAAGCGGAAAAGCATCACAACCATCAAAGGCCTCGAACTTTTTG GTGTTAAACTAAGCGATGCTTCCAAAAAGCTTGGTAAAAAGTTTGCTACTGGAGCTTCCTTGGTGAAG GGACCAACTGAGAAGGAGCAGATTGATGTTCAAGGAGACATAGCTTATGACGTTGTGGACTTTATTACAAAAACCTGGCCCGAT GTTCCAGAATCTGCAATATTCTTTATAGAAGATGGAAAAAAGGTTCCCGCTGCATAA